In the genome of Nitrospira japonica, one region contains:
- the aspS gene encoding aspartate--tRNA ligase, protein MKIRTHRCGELNGSHVGQSVVLNGWVQRRRDHGTVMFIDLRDRTGITQVVFNAERNEAVHKSAHTLRSECVVSVTGQVMARPAESKNPNLPTGDVEVFVDAVEILNEAKTPPFLIEDDADVTESIRLKYRYLDLRRPKMQRLLSLRHGIAQAVRAFLNAESFLEVETPILTKSTPEGARDYLVPSRVNAGQFFALPQSPQLFKQVLMASGVDRYYQIARCFRDEDLRNDRQPEFTQIDVEMSFVDREQVMSLMERMIVSVFQEAGGVRLPAPFPRMTYAEAVGRYGSDKPDLRFDMPLHDVTAFGAASEFKVFKEAATKGGIVKALIVAGGATMPRSRIDALGEMAKSFGAKGLAWLKITAEGQLESVIAKFLDARAFAAALPEAKPGDLILFGADKPAIVHDVLGRIRLVLGEELGLIDKAAWKPLWVTEFPLLDYSPEEKRYIFMHNPFAAPMDEDVPLLDTEPLKVRAKAYDMVLNGNEIGGGSIRNHRSEVQLRILDLLGIGKEQAQAKFGFLLEALDYGAPPHGGIAFGLDRLIMLLGAAESIRDVIAFPKTQRAQCPLTDAPSPVSAEQLKELRIKLDLVE, encoded by the coding sequence ATGAAAATCCGGACGCATCGTTGCGGTGAACTGAACGGTTCCCACGTGGGGCAGTCGGTCGTCTTGAACGGCTGGGTCCAGCGGCGCCGGGATCATGGCACCGTCATGTTCATCGACTTGCGCGACCGCACCGGCATCACGCAGGTGGTGTTCAACGCCGAGCGCAACGAAGCGGTCCACAAATCCGCCCATACGCTACGCAGCGAATGCGTGGTTTCGGTGACCGGCCAGGTGATGGCCAGACCGGCGGAATCAAAGAATCCCAACCTGCCGACCGGCGACGTGGAAGTCTTCGTCGACGCCGTCGAGATCCTGAACGAGGCGAAGACCCCGCCGTTCCTCATCGAAGACGATGCCGACGTCACGGAATCGATCCGGCTCAAGTACCGATACCTGGATTTGCGCCGGCCGAAAATGCAGCGGCTGTTGAGCCTCCGCCACGGTATCGCGCAGGCGGTGAGGGCATTCCTGAACGCCGAATCGTTCCTCGAAGTCGAGACGCCCATTCTCACCAAGAGTACGCCGGAAGGGGCTCGGGACTACCTGGTGCCCAGCCGGGTCAACGCGGGACAGTTCTTCGCCCTGCCGCAATCGCCGCAGCTGTTCAAGCAGGTATTGATGGCAAGCGGCGTGGACCGCTACTACCAGATTGCCCGATGTTTCCGGGACGAGGATCTCCGCAACGACCGCCAGCCGGAGTTCACGCAGATCGACGTGGAGATGTCATTTGTCGATCGCGAACAGGTCATGAGCCTGATGGAGCGCATGATCGTCTCGGTGTTCCAGGAGGCGGGCGGCGTGCGGCTCCCCGCGCCTTTCCCGCGCATGACCTATGCCGAGGCCGTGGGGCGGTACGGCTCCGACAAGCCCGATCTCCGGTTCGACATGCCGCTTCATGACGTGACGGCGTTCGGCGCGGCCAGCGAGTTCAAAGTGTTCAAAGAGGCGGCGACGAAGGGCGGGATCGTCAAGGCGCTGATCGTCGCGGGCGGCGCGACCATGCCCAGGAGCCGCATCGACGCGCTGGGTGAGATGGCCAAGAGCTTCGGCGCGAAGGGCCTGGCCTGGCTGAAGATCACCGCCGAAGGCCAGCTGGAATCCGTGATCGCCAAGTTTCTCGACGCCCGCGCGTTTGCAGCGGCGCTGCCTGAGGCCAAGCCGGGCGACCTGATCCTGTTCGGCGCCGACAAACCCGCGATCGTCCATGACGTCCTCGGGCGCATCCGGCTCGTGTTGGGCGAAGAATTGGGATTGATCGACAAGGCCGCCTGGAAGCCGCTGTGGGTGACGGAATTCCCTCTGCTCGACTATTCGCCGGAAGAAAAACGGTACATCTTCATGCACAACCCGTTCGCCGCGCCGATGGACGAGGACGTGCCATTGTTGGATACCGAGCCGCTGAAAGTCCGGGCCAAGGCCTACGACATGGTGCTCAACGGCAACGAGATCGGCGGCGGCAGCATCCGCAACCACCGCAGTGAAGTGCAGTTACGGATTCTGGATCTGCTGGGCATCGGCAAGGAACAGGCTCAGGCGAAGTTCGGGTTTCTGCTCGAAGCGCTCGACTACGGCGCGCCGCCGCACGGCGGGATCGCCTTCGGTCTGGACCGGCTCATCATGCTGCTGGGCGCGGCCGAGTCGATCCGCGACGTCATCGCGTTTCCCAAAACGCAGCGCGCTCAGTGCCCGTTGACCGACGCGCCGTCGCCGGTCAGCGCCGAGCAGCTGAAAGAACTGCGGATCAAGCTTGATCTCGTGGAATAA
- the aroC gene encoding chorismate synthase: MAANTFGRLFTVTSFGESHGPAIGCVVDGCPPGLVLTTEDIQKDLDRRKPGTSRHVTQRQETDAVEILSGVFEGKTTGTPIALLIRNQDARSRDYGNLIDTFRPGHADYTYWQKYGIRDHRGGGRASARETAVRVAAAAIARKWLNEKYGVVIRGYLSQLGPLPIPFKNWEEVGANAFFAADPGIVDQLEAFMDELRKSGDSVGARITTVAEHVPVGWGGPVYAKLDADLAAAMMSINAVKAVEIGAGFASVAQRGSEHGDELTPEGFASNHAGGILGGISTGQDIVVSIGIKPTSSIRLPRRSIDKQGNAVTVETNGRHDPCVGLRATPVAEAMLALVLMDHALLQRAQNADVRTATPKIAGSIGRSRQPVRPSSASKVDPEPHEA, encoded by the coding sequence ATGGCCGCCAACACGTTCGGTCGTCTCTTTACCGTGACTTCGTTCGGCGAAAGCCACGGGCCTGCGATCGGCTGCGTCGTGGACGGGTGCCCCCCCGGGCTGGTGCTCACCACCGAAGACATTCAAAAGGATCTCGACCGGCGCAAACCCGGTACGTCCCGACACGTGACGCAACGGCAGGAGACCGATGCCGTCGAAATTCTCTCCGGCGTCTTCGAAGGAAAGACGACCGGCACGCCGATCGCGTTGTTGATCCGAAACCAGGATGCCCGCAGCAGGGACTACGGCAACCTCATCGACACCTTCCGTCCCGGCCATGCCGACTATACCTATTGGCAGAAGTACGGCATCCGCGATCATCGCGGCGGGGGACGCGCGTCGGCGAGGGAAACGGCGGTTCGTGTGGCCGCCGCCGCGATCGCGAGAAAATGGCTCAACGAAAAGTACGGTGTCGTCATCCGCGGATATCTGAGTCAGCTCGGGCCGCTCCCTATTCCGTTCAAGAATTGGGAGGAGGTGGGAGCCAACGCATTCTTCGCGGCGGATCCCGGCATCGTGGACCAGCTCGAAGCCTTCATGGACGAGCTGCGCAAGTCCGGCGATTCCGTCGGCGCGCGAATCACCACCGTGGCCGAACATGTCCCGGTCGGTTGGGGCGGGCCGGTCTATGCGAAATTGGACGCCGATCTCGCTGCGGCGATGATGAGCATCAACGCGGTCAAGGCCGTCGAGATCGGGGCAGGGTTCGCCTCGGTCGCCCAGCGTGGATCGGAGCACGGCGACGAGCTGACGCCCGAAGGCTTCGCCTCCAACCATGCCGGAGGAATTCTGGGGGGCATTTCGACCGGCCAGGACATCGTGGTCAGCATCGGGATCAAGCCCACGTCGAGCATCAGACTGCCCCGCCGCTCCATCGACAAGCAGGGCAACGCGGTGACGGTCGAGACCAACGGGCGCCACGATCCCTGCGTCGGCCTCCGCGCGACGCCGGTCGCCGAAGCGATGCTCGCATTGGTCTTGATGGATCATGCGTTGCTGCAGCGCGCGCAGAATGCCGACGTTCGCACCGCCACCCCGAAGATCGCGGGATCGATCGGCCGTTCCCGCCAGCCGGTCCGTCCGTCCTCAGCATCAAAAGTCGATCCGGAACCCCACGAGGCGTAG
- a CDS encoding pseudouridine synthase, protein MEVRLQKLIAGTGLASRRKSEALISAGRVTVNGKVVTELGTKVDPGRDHVKVDGKHLSAAQPFVYLLLHKPKNVMSTLDDPGGRTTVKDYLHGVSVRVFPVGRLDFDSEGLMLLTNNGDLSQALLHPRYHVPKTYLIKIKGVATDDEIVQLERGVKLEDGMTSPAIVKKIKKAEQNSWLEVTIREGRKHQVRRMLETVGHRVIKLMRVKMGPLALGDLAPGEFRFLTDREANALRELVERRLTSDDGQESPTRPRQRPAKREGWARSSRGKKSRGRAA, encoded by the coding sequence ATGGAAGTCCGTCTACAAAAACTCATCGCGGGAACCGGTCTCGCCTCCCGTAGGAAATCTGAGGCATTGATCTCGGCCGGCCGGGTGACCGTCAACGGCAAGGTCGTCACGGAACTCGGCACGAAAGTCGATCCCGGCCGCGACCACGTCAAGGTGGACGGCAAGCATCTCAGCGCGGCGCAACCGTTCGTCTATCTGCTGCTGCACAAACCCAAGAACGTCATGTCCACGCTGGACGATCCGGGCGGCCGGACGACGGTGAAGGATTACCTGCACGGAGTCTCGGTGCGGGTGTTTCCGGTCGGACGTCTGGATTTCGACAGCGAAGGGTTGATGCTCCTGACCAACAACGGCGATCTGTCGCAGGCTTTACTGCACCCCCGGTATCACGTGCCGAAGACCTATCTCATCAAGATCAAAGGGGTGGCGACGGACGACGAGATTGTCCAGTTGGAGCGCGGCGTGAAGCTCGAAGACGGCATGACCAGTCCGGCGATCGTCAAAAAAATCAAGAAAGCCGAACAGAACTCCTGGCTGGAGGTCACGATTCGAGAGGGGCGTAAACATCAAGTCAGGCGGATGCTGGAGACGGTCGGCCATCGGGTGATCAAACTCATGCGGGTGAAAATGGGGCCGCTCGCGCTGGGCGATCTCGCGCCGGGCGAATTCCGATTCCTCACCGACCGTGAAGCGAACGCGCTTCGCGAGTTGGTCGAGAGGCGGCTGACGTCGGATGACGGGCAGGAATCTCCGACGCGTCCGCGCCAGAGACCGGCGAAACGTGAAGGCTGGGCGCGTTCGAGCAGAGGGAAGAAGAGTCGCGGCCGGGCGGCATGA
- the guaA gene encoding glutamine-hydrolyzing GMP synthase produces the protein MELWHNRILVLDFGSQYTQLIARRIREAEVYSQILPCTVPLATILAYRPQGIVLSGGPSSVYEKKAPTVQKELFDQGIPILGICYGMQLVTHLSGGEVARSKHREFGRADLMIDDPGGLFRGIGGDGATTVWMSHGDRIERMPPGFRSIAHTDNSPIAAMKREDATRRIYCLQFHPEVAHTPEGATLLRNFVYDICGCKPTWTMRSYADSAVEDIRRQVGTSRVICALSGGVDSSVAAALTHRAIGDQLTCIFVDNGLLRTGERDQVQKTFASQLHLDLRILDRTKPFLAALKNVTDPERKRKIIGRLFIKSFEAESKKLKNIKYLVQGTLYPDVIESVSFKGPSATIKTHHNVGGLPARMRLKLIEPLRELFKDEVRVLGKELGLPDEIIWRQPFPGPGLAIRILGSVTKERLMILRGAETIVDQEIRSAGLYREIWQAFAVLLPIRTVGVMGDQRTYEHVVAIRAVTSLDGMTADWAKIPNEVLGRMSNRIINEVKGVNRVVYDISSKPPSTIEWE, from the coding sequence ATGGAACTCTGGCACAATAGGATCCTCGTTCTCGACTTCGGGTCGCAATACACCCAATTGATCGCGCGCCGTATTCGCGAGGCCGAGGTCTACTCTCAAATCCTTCCCTGCACGGTGCCGCTGGCGACGATTCTGGCCTATCGCCCTCAAGGGATCGTGTTGTCCGGAGGTCCGTCGAGCGTTTACGAGAAGAAGGCGCCGACCGTCCAGAAGGAATTGTTCGACCAGGGCATTCCCATCCTCGGCATTTGTTACGGCATGCAGCTGGTCACGCACCTGTCCGGCGGCGAAGTCGCCCGGTCCAAGCACCGGGAGTTCGGCCGCGCCGATTTGATGATCGACGACCCGGGCGGGCTGTTCCGCGGCATCGGCGGGGACGGGGCGACGACGGTGTGGATGTCCCACGGCGATCGCATCGAGCGGATGCCGCCCGGCTTCCGGTCCATCGCCCATACGGACAATTCTCCCATCGCGGCGATGAAGCGCGAAGATGCCACGCGCCGGATCTATTGCCTGCAGTTTCATCCCGAGGTCGCGCACACGCCCGAAGGGGCAACGCTCCTTCGCAACTTCGTCTACGACATCTGCGGCTGCAAACCGACCTGGACGATGCGGTCTTATGCGGACAGTGCGGTCGAGGACATCCGGCGGCAGGTCGGCACGTCCCGCGTCATCTGCGCGTTGAGCGGAGGCGTCGATTCGTCGGTGGCGGCCGCGTTGACGCATCGGGCAATCGGCGACCAGTTGACCTGTATCTTCGTCGACAACGGCCTGCTGAGAACGGGCGAGCGGGACCAAGTCCAGAAGACGTTCGCCTCGCAGCTGCACCTGGATCTTCGGATTCTCGACCGGACCAAGCCATTTCTGGCCGCGTTGAAGAACGTGACCGATCCGGAGCGAAAGCGGAAGATCATCGGCCGGTTGTTCATCAAGAGTTTCGAGGCGGAATCCAAGAAGCTGAAGAACATCAAATATCTGGTACAGGGGACGCTGTACCCGGACGTAATCGAGAGCGTCAGCTTCAAGGGACCGTCCGCGACCATCAAGACTCATCACAACGTCGGCGGCCTGCCCGCGCGCATGCGCCTGAAGTTGATCGAACCGCTGCGCGAACTCTTCAAGGACGAAGTGCGGGTGCTGGGAAAAGAACTGGGTCTGCCGGACGAGATTATCTGGCGGCAGCCGTTCCCCGGTCCCGGTCTCGCGATCCGGATTCTGGGATCGGTGACGAAAGAGCGGTTGATGATTCTGCGAGGGGCGGAAACCATCGTCGATCAGGAAATCAGGAGCGCCGGACTCTACCGCGAAATCTGGCAGGCCTTCGCGGTGTTGCTGCCCATCCGGACGGTCGGCGTCATGGGCGACCAGCGGACTTACGAACATGTCGTGGCGATCCGCGCCGTCACCAGTCTCGACGGGATGACAGCCGATTGGGCGAAGATTCCGAACGAGGTGCTGGGCCGCATGTCGAACCGCATCATCAACGAAGTGAAGGGCGTGAACCGGGTCGTCTACGACATCAGCTCGAAACCTCCCAGCACCATAGAATGGGAGTAA